From Skermanella sp. TT6, a single genomic window includes:
- the tnpA gene encoding IS66-like element accessory protein TnpA — protein sequence MDEDGPYRRVEVITGRCQRRVWTAQEKARIVAESAVPGANISEVARRNGVNRGLLTVWRREAGAVPEATPAQTPLFVPVTVVEEPAPAPPRDRRQASRETAPGRIEMDLRSGRLVFHGAVDPGLAAAVVAAARGRG from the coding sequence ATGGATGAAGACGGGCCGTATCGGCGGGTCGAGGTGATCACGGGACGGTGTCAACGGCGCGTGTGGACGGCACAGGAGAAGGCGCGCATCGTGGCGGAGAGCGCGGTGCCGGGCGCCAACATCTCCGAGGTCGCGCGGCGGAACGGGGTGAACCGCGGCCTGCTCACGGTCTGGCGCCGGGAGGCAGGTGCGGTCCCGGAAGCGACCCCGGCGCAGACGCCGCTGTTCGTTCCGGTCACGGTGGTCGAGGAGCCTGCGCCCGCTCCTCCGCGGGACCGGCGTCAAGCATCCCGGGAGACGGCGCCGGGCCGGATCGAGATGGATCTGCGCAGCGGGCGGCTGGTGTTCCACGGCGCCGTCGATCCCGGCCTCGCCGCGGCGGTCGTCGCGGCCGCCCGAGGGCGGGGATGA
- a CDS encoding YecA family protein gives MTAEPAAQTGPAAPRAMQDAEELEAYQRGRAAPVSRLDGLDGYLTAVLIGPKFLDPRIWLGDLLGDHALLAAESSREHRAVQAVADHHNRLSETMAQFPGLYRPHLAPHHAGGLDPIFWSLGFLVATRLAPRAWKSVTNPGKPEHAPFQALGPVLFGTAAIAEADVPAVAKAILELREHFKARRNRSMR, from the coding sequence ATGACGGCCGAGCCCGCTGCGCAGACCGGACCGGCGGCGCCCAGGGCGATGCAGGACGCGGAGGAGCTCGAAGCGTACCAGCGGGGCCGGGCGGCGCCGGTGTCGCGGCTGGACGGCCTCGACGGCTACCTGACCGCCGTGCTGATCGGGCCGAAGTTCCTCGATCCGCGGATCTGGCTCGGCGACCTGCTGGGCGACCACGCCCTGCTCGCCGCGGAGAGCAGCCGGGAGCACCGGGCCGTCCAGGCCGTGGCGGACCACCATAACCGCCTGTCGGAGACGATGGCGCAGTTCCCCGGCCTGTACCGGCCGCATCTGGCGCCGCACCACGCAGGAGGGCTGGACCCGATCTTCTGGTCCCTCGGGTTCCTGGTGGCCACCCGGCTGGCGCCGCGCGCCTGGAAGAGCGTGACCAACCCGGGCAAACCGGAACATGCTCCGTTCCAGGCCCTGGGCCCCGTGCTGTTCGGCACGGCGGCCATCGCCGAGGCCGACGTCCCGGCCGTAGCCAAGGCCATCCTGGAGTTGCGCGAACACTTCAAGGCCCGCCGCAACCGATCCATGCGGTGA